In Ruminiclostridium papyrosolvens DSM 2782, the following proteins share a genomic window:
- a CDS encoding InlB B-repeat-containing protein, giving the protein MKKRLVSLLLCMCILITMFPVTAYADRSDSLSTTPMTTYEKKENPFADVKKSDWFYKGVQYAHEKGVFSGTSTTTFEPNGTMTRGMFVTVLGRMAGVDTANYKGESTFSDVATDAYYAPFVVWAAKHGITSGVGDGNFAPNALINRQQMAVFFVRYFEIFGVDYQTGDKITTTPADIDDVADYAKDAVLKLWKIGLLAGDGVSFNPLGNASRAQAATLCMSTDETVKTWYKEPGVPKEEKPVVIPPSNGSSSGGNTSGGSSTVYYGVTLKAGDESTNKLYPAGTLLNTMPAPAQEGGKVFLGWYYDSALSNMVASTDTLSRNLTLYAKFTEAVSLTENGELNFVTKQDVAANFTLTLNAGSTPVSGKDFKFSNITDPSVTNKTDGVEQEQVSVTGSGSSFTIASDTGHFTPGHTYQLQLLNDAITFAGEPEEIRYYNFIIQKDEVMNLELSDGIKYIAASALSENDRSDVLEYAGLYQAVTDAKGVTTYNANSGTGSFTYSGGGIMVGDTVAVYTGKKPDKRTVEDSGAVAYVEITRIDGTTCYYKSAQSEDVLFTPDLLPIDLDIGDGVTAGNTVAASGTDSITIFTSMLDFSAEKYADMGLGADTVVEPGDFLSFFKNGNLGDSNASKQGYGKITNITTIGESTIITYAVVSEEAVLSAMELYNKSELSDAEINAAYDEQLIRESVESQLRSSGFIQEAGEYLAGLAVQTDEVKGIFGSEDNTTLTDYNITYNDGTPIGKEDLALMGNIVNKDGGVKTSVSVSPRLSHFEGRKGIRAEVAVTYNFDIKKSGSNKKVEVELTAFFEQEVLFGFSVSGGAVWKKKWIFPYIADYRMTGNIDLGTYTGVGVTATAKLAEDKELWGMPWPTSAKEAQATKKIFSLSESIKKKMEEVKSVLPEAEASSSGALAEKYAAFMKDANDAWVDLFVVKLIDLRGGVDPLHILAYGIQVDFVVSANLNVAIGMTFQYENSKRHSFVLTLKSKKANSETIDLSTNGYQFDFYVMGTLGIRAGIRAKALVGLFSTKLDGIGLQIEAGAYARLWGYFYYSLTNYKKGGVWEKNSSSSGAILVEIGAYLDVKFVAEVLNGKYSYAPTIYAKEWPIWSAGQRENVYDFAYVKAPSYNIQNVTTYTLPTTVFDMKWMDLKTGDLGENNKTKNFDEITAHNTKDEKYFAVELSNPAFTYNPINNQITVSRVSGDSTLNCEMKLTWKGAPLAFSTQTISRIVTLKWSDVLNGKTMVFESNGGNPVAMICKLAGANIAALRPANPTKAGYTFAGWYTNSDCSGTAYTIPDTMPGENVTLYAKWTPNMASYTVEHYQKGLDGMYVLAERKTMSGISNQDTAAQAKNYVGFSPKSIRQKTILAEGNTVVQVYYERNSYTVTFKYGSEADNRSVEIKYPVGAKIESSNPTTPGYYFLRWDNTIPAVMPASDLTFNAVWGAWEDTRYTVEHYQENISNGYTLTEREVHEGQTGTRVTPDVKSYEGFNAPEVQNITIKSDGSSVVKYYYTREKYNLTYVLGNGEDNAVLPIKFGYGVLKRDNPTRTGYTFAGWTENGVAALVPTTMPARDVTLSAKWSAKQYTINFDSNGGSSVSPITQEYGTAVSKPAAPTRAGYSFAGWKLNGTNYTFTTMPAENITLTVVWTADSNITYTVKHYKAELDGSYSSSPSETENLKGSTGAAVSATAKSYIGFTYDSNVSGTVSSGTVTADGSLVLKLYYTRNSYAVTWNGDGGIVNTNGATTGSVKYGATITKPTNNPTKTGYTFNLWSGYTTNMTMPAADTTFTADWAANQYTITFDSNGGSEVAAITKAYGTQVTAPKAPTKVNYSFAGWQLKGTNYVFTTMPAEDITLVAVWSDTPTYTVNFDANGGTVDTTSKSVFASSTYGELPASAYEGHYFLGWFTEKSGGTKVTSETKVELSADQTLYARWATTGYTGNVNIVLYVAGIKVTTENMNDILGDGSASVQFDPVTGILHLNSATIAGTYSNSYASAAIYSDGSLTIENTGTSTVTNTYNAPAATLSNVYGIFASGQLVIQGTGTLTSTSGTGGTGYNCGIQVGTSGSYFIINGPTVKAFAGIANSGGKSYGVSVGPINLTYTVKLQKGTLEVHGYDSAAYCGPLDSTVKYFVENGSYKKIDTITVSNSYDGTSQTSVTQDETYRNYKYINVTN; this is encoded by the coding sequence CTCTACAACTACATTTGAGCCAAATGGAACAATGACCCGGGGTATGTTTGTAACCGTTTTAGGGCGTATGGCTGGAGTGGACACCGCAAACTACAAGGGTGAATCTACTTTTTCTGATGTGGCAACAGATGCCTATTATGCTCCTTTTGTCGTGTGGGCAGCAAAACACGGCATTACATCGGGGGTTGGTGACGGTAATTTTGCACCTAATGCACTTATAAATCGTCAACAGATGGCAGTATTCTTTGTACGCTACTTTGAGATATTTGGTGTGGACTACCAAACCGGAGACAAAATTACCACGACTCCGGCAGATATTGACGATGTTGCCGATTATGCCAAGGATGCCGTTTTGAAGTTGTGGAAAATCGGCTTGCTGGCAGGAGACGGAGTGAGTTTTAATCCTCTCGGCAATGCCAGCCGTGCACAGGCTGCAACACTGTGTATGAGTACAGATGAGACTGTGAAAACATGGTATAAGGAACCTGGTGTACCCAAGGAGGAGAAACCTGTTGTAATACCGCCTTCAAATGGAAGTTCCTCTGGTGGAAATACTTCCGGCGGCAGCTCTACAGTCTATTATGGAGTGACCTTGAAAGCCGGAGATGAATCTACGAACAAGCTCTATCCTGCCGGAACTCTCCTTAACACCATGCCTGCTCCTGCTCAAGAGGGGGGAAAGGTGTTTCTGGGTTGGTATTATGACAGTGCCCTGAGCAACATGGTGGCCAGCACGGACACTCTTTCAAGGAATCTGACTCTGTATGCGAAATTTACCGAAGCCGTATCACTGACGGAGAACGGCGAACTGAACTTCGTGACAAAGCAGGATGTTGCCGCAAATTTCACCCTTACACTGAATGCGGGCAGTACGCCTGTCTCAGGTAAGGATTTCAAATTCAGCAACATTACCGACCCTTCTGTGACCAACAAAACGGATGGGGTGGAGCAGGAGCAGGTTTCTGTTACCGGCAGTGGGAGCAGCTTTACTATTGCTTCTGACACCGGGCACTTTACTCCGGGTCATACTTATCAGCTCCAGTTACTAAATGATGCTATCACCTTTGCAGGTGAGCCCGAAGAAATTCGATACTATAACTTCATTATTCAAAAGGATGAAGTTATGAATCTGGAGCTGAGTGACGGCATCAAGTATATTGCTGCCTCTGCTCTGTCTGAAAATGACCGCAGTGATGTATTGGAATATGCAGGTCTGTATCAGGCTGTCACCGATGCCAAGGGTGTAACCACATATAACGCTAATAGTGGCACCGGTAGTTTTACTTACTCAGGCGGAGGAATCATGGTGGGAGACACCGTAGCCGTTTATACCGGCAAAAAGCCGGATAAGAGAACTGTGGAGGACAGCGGTGCTGTGGCATATGTGGAAATCACACGCATAGATGGTACGACTTGTTATTATAAGTCTGCCCAGTCGGAAGACGTGCTGTTTACACCTGATTTACTGCCAATCGACCTTGATATCGGAGATGGCGTGACGGCCGGAAACACGGTTGCTGCCAGCGGAACCGATAGCATCACCATTTTTACGAGTATGTTGGATTTCTCGGCTGAAAAATACGCTGATATGGGTCTGGGTGCTGATACTGTGGTGGAGCCGGGAGATTTTCTGAGCTTCTTTAAAAATGGTAATTTGGGGGACTCCAATGCCAGCAAGCAGGGCTATGGCAAAATCACCAATATTACTACCATTGGTGAGAGTACAATTATCACATATGCAGTAGTAAGCGAAGAAGCCGTGCTGTCTGCCATGGAGCTGTACAACAAAAGTGAGCTGAGCGATGCAGAAATTAATGCTGCTTACGACGAACAGCTCATCCGTGAATCAGTGGAGTCCCAACTTAGGTCCAGCGGCTTTATACAAGAGGCTGGTGAGTATCTGGCAGGATTAGCTGTTCAGACCGATGAGGTTAAAGGGATTTTTGGCAGCGAGGATAACACGACCCTTACCGACTATAATATTACCTATAATGACGGCACTCCCATTGGCAAAGAGGATTTGGCTCTCATGGGTAATATCGTGAATAAAGATGGGGGCGTAAAGACCAGTGTGTCCGTTTCACCACGTCTATCGCATTTTGAAGGCAGAAAAGGTATTCGTGCGGAAGTGGCTGTAACATATAATTTTGATATTAAGAAATCCGGCTCAAATAAAAAGGTGGAAGTTGAACTGACTGCCTTCTTCGAACAAGAAGTGCTCTTTGGTTTCAGCGTCAGCGGCGGCGCAGTGTGGAAAAAGAAATGGATATTCCCCTACATTGCCGACTACCGCATGACTGGCAACATTGACCTTGGTACTTATACCGGAGTGGGTGTCACCGCTACTGCTAAGCTGGCTGAAGATAAAGAGCTATGGGGAATGCCCTGGCCGACAAGTGCCAAAGAGGCACAGGCCACTAAAAAGATCTTCAGTCTTAGTGAATCCATCAAAAAGAAGATGGAGGAGGTTAAATCTGTACTCCCTGAGGCTGAAGCTTCTTCTTCAGGCGCTCTGGCTGAGAAGTACGCAGCATTTATGAAGGATGCCAACGATGCATGGGTGGATTTGTTTGTGGTTAAGTTGATAGACCTTCGTGGCGGGGTTGACCCCCTTCACATTTTGGCCTATGGCATTCAGGTTGACTTTGTGGTGTCAGCCAATTTAAATGTGGCCATCGGCATGACCTTCCAGTATGAAAATTCCAAGCGTCACTCTTTTGTTTTGACTCTGAAGAGCAAGAAGGCAAACAGTGAGACCATCGACTTGAGCACAAACGGTTATCAGTTCGACTTCTATGTTATGGGTACTCTGGGCATTCGTGCCGGTATCCGAGCCAAAGCTTTGGTGGGCCTATTCTCCACAAAATTGGACGGAATCGGGTTACAGATTGAAGCCGGAGCATATGCCCGATTATGGGGATACTTCTACTACTCTCTGACAAACTATAAAAAAGGGGGAGTCTGGGAAAAAAACAGCAGCTCCTCTGGAGCAATTTTAGTGGAAATTGGAGCATATCTGGACGTAAAATTCGTGGCTGAGGTCTTGAATGGAAAATACTCCTATGCCCCTACCATCTACGCTAAAGAGTGGCCCATTTGGTCTGCGGGACAGAGGGAAAATGTCTATGACTTCGCCTATGTGAAGGCTCCCAGCTACAATATACAGAATGTAACCACTTATACTCTTCCTACTACGGTATTCGATATGAAGTGGATGGATTTGAAAACCGGTGATTTAGGTGAGAATAACAAAACCAAAAACTTTGACGAAATTACCGCACACAACACCAAAGATGAAAAGTATTTCGCCGTGGAGCTGTCTAACCCTGCCTTTACATATAATCCCATAAACAATCAGATTACCGTTAGTAGAGTTTCCGGAGACAGTACTCTTAACTGCGAAATGAAGCTGACTTGGAAGGGCGCTCCTCTGGCATTCTCAACACAAACCATCAGCCGTATCGTTACGCTGAAATGGAGCGATGTGCTTAATGGAAAAACTATGGTCTTTGAGTCAAACGGCGGTAACCCGGTGGCAATGATTTGCAAGTTGGCAGGGGCGAATATAGCTGCGCTGAGACCTGCAAATCCAACCAAAGCTGGCTATACTTTTGCCGGCTGGTACACCAATAGCGACTGCTCAGGGACAGCTTATACCATCCCTGACACCATGCCCGGTGAGAATGTGACTCTGTATGCTAAGTGGACCCCAAATATGGCATCTTATACAGTGGAACACTATCAAAAGGGACTGGATGGCATGTATGTGCTTGCCGAACGCAAGACCATGAGTGGAATCAGCAATCAGGATACTGCCGCTCAGGCAAAGAATTATGTGGGCTTTTCGCCAAAGTCTATCAGGCAAAAGACTATTCTGGCAGAAGGAAATACGGTAGTTCAGGTCTATTATGAACGCAATAGTTATACCGTGACATTTAAATATGGTTCGGAAGCGGACAACAGAAGTGTTGAGATAAAATACCCGGTGGGTGCGAAAATTGAAAGCAGTAACCCCACCACCCCAGGTTATTACTTCCTGCGTTGGGACAACACCATTCCAGCGGTTATGCCAGCCAGTGACTTGACCTTTAACGCTGTTTGGGGTGCATGGGAGGATACCAGATATACCGTAGAACACTATCAGGAGAACATCAGCAACGGCTACACTCTGACTGAGAGAGAGGTACATGAGGGGCAGACAGGAACCAGAGTAACCCCTGACGTTAAGTCCTACGAGGGCTTCAACGCACCTGAAGTCCAGAATATAACCATTAAGAGTGACGGTTCTTCAGTGGTAAAATATTATTATACCCGTGAAAAATATAACTTAACCTATGTACTGGGCAATGGCGAAGACAATGCCGTACTTCCAATTAAGTTCGGCTATGGAGTCTTAAAGCGAGATAATCCTACCAGAACAGGCTACACCTTTGCCGGATGGACGGAAAACGGCGTGGCAGCTTTGGTTCCGACTACTATGCCTGCAAGAGATGTCACTCTGAGTGCAAAATGGAGTGCGAAGCAGTACACCATTAATTTTGACAGCAATGGTGGCAGCTCCGTATCCCCAATTACTCAGGAATACGGCACGGCCGTATCCAAGCCCGCAGCACCTACCAGAGCAGGCTATAGCTTTGCCGGCTGGAAGCTCAATGGTACGAATTATACTTTCACTACAATGCCAGCGGAAAATATCACTCTGACTGTCGTCTGGACAGCAGACAGTAACATCACTTACACGGTGAAACACTACAAGGCGGAACTGGACGGAAGCTATTCTTCCTCCCCAAGTGAGACGGAGAATTTGAAGGGTAGCACAGGGGCTGCGGTCTCTGCAACCGCTAAGAGTTATATCGGCTTTACCTATGACTCCAATGTCAGTGGTACGGTTTCCTCCGGTACAGTCACTGCAGATGGCAGCTTGGTGTTGAAGCTGTACTACACCCGTAATAGTTACGCTGTGACTTGGAATGGTGACGGCGGAATTGTGAACACCAACGGAGCAACCACAGGCAGCGTGAAGTACGGTGCGACCATTACAAAACCTACAAATAACCCTACAAAAACAGGGTATACCTTCAACCTATGGTCAGGATATACTACAAATATGACCATGCCTGCGGCAGATACTACATTTACCGCCGATTGGGCAGCCAATCAGTATACCATTACCTTTGACAGTAACGGCGGCAGTGAAGTTGCAGCCATTACAAAAGCTTATGGTACTCAAGTGACTGCGCCTAAAGCACCCACCAAGGTAAACTACAGCTTTGCCGGATGGCAACTAAAAGGTACAAATTATGTATTCACTACCATGCCTGCGGAGGATATCACCTTGGTGGCTGTATGGTCTGACACACCGACCTATACTGTTAACTTCGATGCTAACGGAGGAACAGTTGATACAACCTCAAAGTCTGTTTTTGCAAGCAGTACATACGGTGAACTTCCCGCTTCTGCCTATGAAGGGCACTATTTCCTTGGGTGGTTTACTGAAAAAAGCGGTGGAACGAAAGTTACCAGCGAAACCAAAGTTGAACTTTCCGCTGACCAGACTCTGTATGCTCGTTGGGCTACTACAGGGTATACAGGGAATGTCAATATTGTGCTCTATGTTGCCGGAATAAAAGTTACCACGGAAAACATGAACGACATCCTCGGTGACGGTTCAGCAAGTGTGCAGTTTGATCCCGTCACGGGTATACTGCACCTTAACAGTGCGACAATAGCCGGAACCTACAGCAACAGCTATGCTAGTGCAGCAATATACAGTGATGGAAGCCTGACTATCGAAAACACGGGCACCAGTACAGTAACAAACACGTACAACGCACCTGCTGCTACCCTGAGTAATGTATACGGTATCTTTGCATCCGGACAACTGGTCATTCAAGGAACCGGTACTTTGACCTCAACCAGCGGAACAGGGGGAACCGGCTACAACTGCGGTATTCAAGTCGGTACCAGCGGAAGTTACTTTATCATTAATGGGCCTACAGTGAAAGCCTTTGCCGGTATTGCGAATAGTGGTGGCAAGAGCTATGGCGTGAGTGTTGGTCCTATAAATCTTACATACACTGTCAAACTGCAAAAAGGTACCTTGGAGGTTCACGGTTATGATAGTGCCGCATACTGTGGTCCACTGGACAGTACGGTTAAGTATTTTGTTGAAAACGGAAGCTATAAAAAAATTGACACCATCACTGTCAGCAACAGCTATGATGGTACTTCACAAACTTCCGTAACACAGGATGAAACCTATCGGAACTACAAGTATATCAATGTCACAAATTAG